The Myxocyprinus asiaticus isolate MX2 ecotype Aquarium Trade chromosome 46, UBuf_Myxa_2, whole genome shotgun sequence genome includes the window cgatacttgaactaaaatgagctgcatggtcgagttgccagaaagaagcgtTTACTGCTCCaacgccacaaaaaagcctggttacaatatgccagacaacatcttgacatgcctcacagcttctggcacactgtaatttggagtgacgagaccaaaatagagctttatggtcacaaccatacgtgctatgtttgaagaggggtcaacaaggcctatagtgaaaagaataccatccccactgtgaagcttGGTGGTAgctcactgatattttgggggtgtgtaaaggcacggggaatcttgtgaaaatttatggcaagatgaatgcagcaagttatcagaaaatactggcagagaatttgcattcttctgcacgaaagctgcgcatgggacactcttggactttccagcacgacaatgaccctaagcacaaggccaagttgaccctccagtggttagagcagaaaaaggtgaaggttctggagcggccatcacagtctcctgaccttaatatcatcgagacactctggggagatctcaaacgtgcggttcatgcaagacgaccaaagactttgcatgatctggaggcattttgccaagacgaatgggcagctataccacctgcaagaatttggggcctcatagacaactattacaaaagactgcacgctgtcattaatgctaaagggggcaatacacagtattaagaactaagggtatgcagacttttgaacaggggtcatttcatttttttctttgttgccatgtttttttttttttttatgattgtgccattctgttgtaaccaacagttgaatatgaatcccataagaaataaaagaaatgtgttttacctgctcactcatgttttctttaaaaatggtacatatattaccaattctccaagggtgtgcAAACGTTATAGCACAATTGTACATGCAATTTGTCAATTGGCAATTTATAAGATTTATAAGAGTATTAACCTGTTTTATTTCAGTAGAATAATCAAATGCATGAAATGTTTCACACATAGTAGTTGCCAGAAGATTTCATGGTAGGAAAAAcatggtcaacataaacttatGTAATTCCACCATAAGCCATTATTCTATCATCCTGTGGTGGGGCTCCCCTACTGAAATCCAGTTCCATCTGTCCATGTTTGCCACTCCCTCTTATAATAAGCTACCGTGTAAATGGCGAAACCCACCCCCACTCATTTAAAAACAGTCATGTGACTAGCTCACCAAACCTGCTTGTGTTAACCTTGCCAGGGGCTGACCAGAGTCCCAGGTGAGGGTAATTACAGTTAAATTTATCCCAGATTGGTGGAGGACAGCTAGGTTGGCGCCTTACTGTTATCCTATGCGGTCCTTGAGAATCAACAACGACCTTGACTTTGCACAGCGACCTCTGTTGATCCCCCTCACGTTGACACGGCACTTTTCAGTAGCACATTTTAGAAACTGAAGATGCAACATTATCCAAGCATACTTCCTCTGAATTCTGCTGAAATGGATGTTTATGACATTTATGGGCAAGTAGTGTTGGGCAATTGGCTTCTGACGTAATTTGTGTGTGCTTTAAAACCGGGTtagcatttatattatattataaatgtgtGTTAGCATcttgaagtgtttttaaaaaatgggcagattcagctatcattaaaggaatagctcaaccaaaaatttattatgtaaattacagacaataagttttgcattcccatgcaatagctttatccataccttatgaaaattaaccatggttttactacagtaccaaaagtttaactatggtatttgtagtaaacccATAGTAATCACAAAATTTACAAAGGTTTAtaacaatacatgtattttaaaaatgatatttgttgtaaaaccacagtaataatgcattataatcattacatttttactatagtaacaccatggttaatttgtggtacatgtaccatgactcctaccaaaaaaaaaaagtgattactgtagtaaccatgtttaaggTAGGACCCCTGGTTTTAaaaaccacaaattaaccatgttatcactatagtaaaactgtagtaaccagtTTTATGGCAAAATGattgtattaccatagttttggttttcctgtattattactatggtttaactacaaatatcatggttaaaatatgactactttagtaaaaccatgattaatttacgcaagggaacgcaaaactattgcgagggaactttttgtgagagaatgcaaaactatttcaggaaataaattccctccctgtcctctaagggactCCATATTTTCCAAAcctatatgctgtttttttttttttcgttttggtggaacacaaaagaagaatttttgaACAATTTTCACACATCTCTttcccatacaacaacagttaatTGTGACCacagctttcaagctccaaaaaggaaataaataaataaataaaaaccccaacataaaggtagtccatatgactaATGTGATATATTCGAAAAGTTAATACTGTAGCTTTGTGAGAGAAACAGacaacttacatttttttttttttttttttaaatgtgttccacagaaaaaaatataaatatatgggtttggaatgacatactgtgagtaaataatgacaacatttaaatttttaggtgaactgtttcTATTcttatattccgggttcaatacaaatgaaagctgaagtatgtacctTTTTTGGTAttatactttctcctatccctgcttaatatgcagagacacatATAAAGCCCTGGTTATACTTCTATTTTTACGCGAACGCCTGTCAAAGTAAactccatataactgtgcgcGCATATACTGGTGGTTGGTGTATgcgtgctacgactgctatgagacgcTGTACTTTCTCTTCAGGTGTTAAGACACATAAAGatttctttatattccttcagactcgagttatacaaatgcagttatctcctgacctcctcacacacgtgttCTTGACTTGCACtcccactgttgttgtttttaccttcatctcctgatgtttagtggcgattacattttcttctagcgcttctttgtgacagcaacggctcaaaatgtaaatgttgtaaaGGTTGttaccttgtggacccactaattagtgcaaataactcaaGGCGCATGCGTATTCTGGGTGTTCAAAGATGCGCAGTTAGAGAAATCGCACTGCGTGTGCTCAGTGCTcacgcactctgctgatgatgagatttaTGTCACGCGTCCTGTACGCGGATGCTCAGCGTTCgtgtctgaccaaagtatactttgggcttaagtaagccattcacaggttaattttcttgaaaactgtaaactgtGTCTCTGTAGTGCTATGAAAAGTTTGTTTTAAGATCAGTCAagagcattagtggcataatgttgattaccagaaacaattattttgactcatcccttcttttctttaaaaaaaaaaaaaagcatcaattgaggttacagtgaggcacttacaatgtaagtgaatgtggccaatttctggagggtttaaaaggcagaaatatgaagcttataattttacaaaagcacattaatcttctgttaaaactcgtgtattatttgagctgtaaacttgtttaaattgttgttttatggtcattttagggttagcggcattacgttgtcatggcattgaagttgtaaaattggataaaactttacacagaaaagatttgtaagcgattttatcacacaaaaatcatgttaacacgcatattgtttatggaatattccttcaaggtTCATTCTTCTCCCTCAAATTCTTTTTCATACAgtaatttctctctcttttgtctctttttttttcacagtggaTAGCATTTGCATCTCTGTTCTTCATTCTGGTGTCCATTACCACATTCTGTCTGGAGACTCATGAGGCCTTCAACTCCATCATTAACCGTACAGAGTACAGAGAGGTTGGAAACGAAACCGTGGAGAGTTTTTTCCCTGAGACAGAGACCATGGTACAGCTAACCTACATTGAGGGTGTCTGTGTTGTGTGGTTCACTTTTGAGTTTCTCATTCGAGTGACTACATGTCCAAACAAACTGAAGTTCGTCAGAAACACCCTCAACATCATCGACTTTGTGGCCATTTTACCCTTCTACCTGGAGGTGGGGCTGAGTGGACTTTCCTCAAAAGCAGCGAAAGATGTGTTGGGTTTCCTCCGCGTGGTGCGATTCGTGCGAATTCTACGTATCTTCAAGCTAACGCGGCACTTTGTGGGTTTGCGTGTACTAGGTCACACGCTTCGTGCCAGTACCAACGAATTCATCCTTCTTATAATTTTCCTTGCTCTTGGAGTCTTAATCTTTGCGACAATGATCTATTACGCTGAACGTATTGGAAGAAACCCCAACGATCCTAACGCTAGTAATGACACACACTTCAAGAACATCCCCATTGGCTTCTGGTGGGCTGTGGTTACTATGACGACACTTGGCTATGGTGATATGTACCCTCAGACGACTTCTGGTATGCTGGTGGGCGCGCTGTGCGCCCTGGCAGGTGTGTTGACTATTGCCATGCCCGTACCTGTTATCGTGAACAACTTCGGCATGTACTACTCCCTAGCAATGGCGAAACAAAAACtaccaaagaaaaaaaacaagcatatccCACGAGCACCTCAACTGGGGTCGCCCAACTACTGCAAGTCAGCCATTAACTCTCCACAACCCAGTACGCACAGCGACACATGCCCTCTGGAACAGGAAGAGGTTTCTGAGGTCAGATACCAAGGTAGGAACTAATATTTAGAATCTGTTAATGTCTTTCAGCGTGAATacgttttaaattgttttctcttaaagtgatagttcaccaaaaaatgtcaattctgtcatcatatactcaccctcatgtattaTTGGGCAGAATGTAAGACTCTCTCACTcataagtcaccattcactttcattgtatggaaaaaagatgcaatgaaagtgaacggagactgaggctaacattctgcctaacatctcattttgtgttccacagaagaagaaaaaagtgtgtataatgacagtattttaattttttctatcACTTTAAAGTGGACATATCATAAATTTGTCTACAGATGATGTTAGCTAAAGGTTTAATGCACCACAACAGTCTTAATTTGGATTTGCATAATTATTTTCTCTGACCCTTACAAGTAAATGGGACATTCTTTGCTGCTATACCTGTAAAGTTCAAAACATACTTTACGAAAGTACGTGAATGAAACTACGCAAACTCAATTTCTTGCGTTATTGTGTTTCACAATGTGTCAGTCCGCAATTCATAAACAACGCAAGCACGCATGGCATTCTCAACactgccacaaggggcgctatagcagacCTTAGTGTGAACtgttgtgtagtgtgtgtttggCTTTACCGCCACAAGAACACACAATACAGGAacgaaatctgcttgccaatttacagttttagacttacatattcaattgagcagaggtgtgcaattgttttagtacaggggccacatcagccattaagtaaaacatggaagagagaagataacatttttttatgttgtatcTTTTAATCCCAGAAGAAGTAGTGagctcatgcactcaatgaatgatgcacaattttctgaagtgtattctgatgggaccattctgcgattgcttgaagttttgctgctacatttctatcacgtgttattaaaactgaattaagactgagtataattattaattgtttattttaccatacttcaatgcagtggtaatttactattcaatttaacactctatatcaagagtctggtttaatagtaaaataaaatatttggaaattatagattctaaaggcttattttaatgttggccgcaaaatagacacatttgttttattctcagaacattatcaacctgtttacatgctcatgggtcatgatgtgagtctcATCAGTGGTTTATTTGGCagcccattcagcacacaactgaataaaacaggctgcatgacactgatacatgattactgccagagtaacattcacaaaCAGGTGtgtgacttcagcattttacaaataacacaaagaacaaacattttcctctctcgcTTGGTTTTGCTCGAgtgtcccctccgtgtgcgaaCGATgggaagatctattgggattttactaaagttcatcactgtaAAAGTTTGttcgcagacttggcactaaacagcacaagcagcctcacgaatggacatggagtggctgcatcacactttaaGGTTTTTTCCGAagaggagtgagagagagagagagagagcacgcaCACctgcatgcatggttgccagattgcataaattaagtatgacataaggcaatatatttcctatttgtgcaagtataaatctctgattggggtgttgcatctattatctggcaaccctgagca containing:
- the kcnc1b gene encoding potassium voltage-gated channel subfamily C member 1b isoform X3 produces the protein MGQGDDKDRIVINVGGIKHQTYRSTLRTLPGTRLSWLAEPDAPNNFEYDANIGEFFFDRHPGVFAHILNYYRTGKLHCPADVCGPLYEEELAFWGIDETDVEPCCWMTYRRHREAEEALDSFAGGALDLGHEDPEPDGVVEAAEGDEGVEMTRRLAQGDSPDKRSGRWSRWQKKTWALFEDPYSSRYARWIAFASLFFILVSITTFCLETHEAFNSIINRTEYREVGNETVESFFPETETMVQLTYIEGVCVVWFTFEFLIRVTTCPNKLKFVRNTLNIIDFVAILPFYLEVGLSGLSSKAAKDVLGFLRVVRFVRILRIFKLTRHFVGLRVLGHTLRASTNEFILLIIFLALGVLIFATMIYYAERIGRNPNDPNASNDTHFKNIPIGFWWAVVTMTTLGYGDMYPQTTSGMLVGALCALAGVLTIAMPVPVIVNNFGMYYSLAMAKQKLPKKKNKHIPRAPQLGSPNYCKSAINSPQPSTHSDTCPLEQEEVSEVRYQDFKVNGEASKAALANEDCPHIDQAVSPEEVFSPVDRERPCFLLTSRAERANHTVGRVRKGYEKPWSHSSMSGGVASVSALPCSPPCLMQQVHSPIPSIL
- the kcnc1b gene encoding potassium voltage-gated channel subfamily C member 1b isoform X2 is translated as MGQGDDKDRIVINVGGIKHQTYRSTLRTLPGTRLSWLAEPDAPNNFEYDANIGEFFFDRHPGVFAHILNYYRTGKLHCPADVCGPLYEEELAFWGIDETDVEPCCWMTYRRHREAEEALDSFAGGALDLGHEDPEPDGVVEAAEGDEGVEMTRRLAQGDSPDKRSGRWSRWQKKTWALFEDPYSSRYARWIAFASLFFILVSITTFCLETHEAFNSIINRTEYREVGNETVESFFPETETMVQLTYIEGVCVVWFTFEFLIRVTTCPNKLKFVRNTLNIIDFVAILPFYLEVGLSGLSSKAAKDVLGFLRVVRFVRILRIFKLTRHFVGLRVLGHTLRASTNEFILLIIFLALGVLIFATMIYYAERIGRNPNDPNASNDTHFKNIPIGFWWAVVTMTTLGYGDMYPQTTSGMLVGALCALAGVLTIAMPVPVIVNNFGMYYSLAMAKQKLPKKKNKHIPRAPQLGSPNYCKSAINSPQPSTHSDTCPLEQEEVSEVRYQDFKVNGEASKAALANEDCPHIDQAVSPEEVFSPVDRERPCFLLTSRAERANHTVGRVRKGYEKPWSHSSMSGGVASVSALPCSPPCLMQQRTSAPTEADNQPSQCV
- the kcnc1b gene encoding potassium voltage-gated channel subfamily C member 1b isoform X5, which encodes MGQGDDKDRIVINVGGIKHQTYRSTLRTLPGTRLSWLAEPDAPNNFEYDANIGEFFFDRHPGVFAHILNYYRTGKLHCPADVCGPLYEEELAFWGIDETDVEPCCWMTYRRHREAEEALDSFAGGALDLGHEDPEPDGVVEAAEGDEGVEMTRRLAQGDSPDKRSGRWSRWQKKTWALFEDPYSSRYARWIAFASLFFILVSITTFCLETHEAFNSIINRTEYREVGNETVESFFPETETMVQLTYIEGVCVVWFTFEFLIRVTTCPNKLKFVRNTLNIIDFVAILPFYLEVGLSGLSSKAAKDVLGFLRVVRFVRILRIFKLTRHFVGLRVLGHTLRASTNEFILLIIFLALGVLIFATMIYYAERIGRNPNDPNASNDTHFKNIPIGFWWAVVTMTTLGYGDMYPQTTSGMLVGALCALAGVLTIAMPVPVIVNNFGMYYSLAMAKQKLPKKKNKHIPRAPQLGSPNYCKSAINSPQPSTHSDTCPLEQEEVSEVRYQDFKVNGEASKAALANEDCPHIDQAVSPEEVFSPVDRERPCFLLTSRAERANHTVGRVRKENQRTNRSRQPTESVCVMNHGVPTTMCVNHKATSPT
- the kcnc1b gene encoding potassium voltage-gated channel subfamily C member 1b isoform X4 — translated: MGQGDDKDRIVINVGGIKHQTYRSTLRTLPGTRLSWLAEPDAPNNFEYDANIGEFFFDRHPGVFAHILNYYRTGKLHCPADVCGPLYEEELAFWGIDETDVEPCCWMTYRRHREAEEALDSFAGGALDLGHEDPEPDGVVEAAEGDEGVEMTRRLAQGDSPDKRSGRWSRWQKKTWALFEDPYSSRYARWIAFASLFFILVSITTFCLETHEAFNSIINRTEYREVGNETVESFFPETETMVQLTYIEGVCVVWFTFEFLIRVTTCPNKLKFVRNTLNIIDFVAILPFYLEVGLSGLSSKAAKDVLGFLRVVRFVRILRIFKLTRHFVGLRVLGHTLRASTNEFILLIIFLALGVLIFATMIYYAERIGRNPNDPNASNDTHFKNIPIGFWWAVVTMTTLGYGDMYPQTTSGMLVGALCALAGVLTIAMPVPVIVNNFGMYYSLAMAKQKLPKKKNKHIPRAPQLGSPNYCKSAINSPQPSTHSDTCPLEQEEVSEVRYQDFKVNGEASKAALANEDCPHIDQAVSPEEVFSPVDRERPCFLLTSRAERANHTVGRVRKDSQWRVVLVNLTKRCGTGYGACGHMKRTQPVRSSREP